A stretch of Bacillota bacterium DNA encodes these proteins:
- a CDS encoding ABC transporter substrate-binding protein, translating into MRSLRGQILLVLCAVLLLVVSSICIAQKRYNEAPMLAELVKQGKLPRIDQRLPEEPLTVKPIEEVGKYGGTLRRAIRGPANSYSWIVTSSDYLVRWQYSNDKLKVVPNVAKKWDISTDGRVYTFYLRKGMKWSDGEPFTADDVLFWYNDILLNKELTPSFPTWLTVGGKPGKVEKVNDYTVRFVFEQPYGIFLEFLAYDGETFAPKHYLKQFHPKYTPKDKLDKLAKEAKFESWYQLFARKNNRFQNPELPVITAWKVTVPLPATRMVAERNPYYWKVDPEGNQLPYIDRVTYDDISDLEVLTMRALNGDFDMLDFEQASFQNYPIYMENRDKGNYRVLRWIGAGIPCIYVNQNVKDPILRKLFCDRRFRMALSLAINRDEMNSLFFNGMARIAQPVGGPGDPFFKDEFGKTAIEYDTKEANRLLDDLGLTRRDAQGYRLRPDGKPLSLTIETWEFGANVADQFHMVANYWKDIGIKATVTVLERSLWYTRAPAGDMELPGYSCALVNWVLDYGLWYVPTLGSTYWAPLYGIWYATGGKGGEEPTGDLRRLQILYDQLKVTIDKAKQHEIGQEILSIHDKNLYIIGLCQAPFRPMIVKNNLRNFIEKAPADWRNKGDLITWPEQLFFK; encoded by the coding sequence ATGAGAAGCCTACGCGGTCAGATCCTATTAGTTCTATGTGCCGTCCTGCTGTTGGTAGTATCATCAATTTGCATTGCTCAAAAAAGGTATAATGAGGCGCCAATGCTTGCAGAACTCGTGAAACAGGGGAAGCTTCCACGTATTGATCAGAGGTTGCCGGAGGAGCCGTTGACTGTCAAGCCGATAGAGGAGGTCGGAAAGTACGGAGGAACGTTGAGAAGGGCAATTAGGGGACCCGCCAATTCATATAGTTGGATCGTAACATCCAGCGATTATTTGGTGAGATGGCAGTATAGCAATGACAAGCTCAAGGTAGTCCCGAATGTAGCCAAGAAGTGGGATATCTCCACAGACGGGAGAGTCTACACGTTCTATCTGAGGAAAGGAATGAAGTGGTCTGACGGAGAACCCTTTACTGCGGATGATGTCTTATTCTGGTACAATGACATACTTCTTAACAAAGAGCTTACTCCTTCATTTCCTACTTGGCTTACTGTAGGGGGGAAACCGGGAAAAGTAGAGAAGGTAAATGATTATACAGTGCGATTTGTTTTTGAGCAACCTTACGGGATCTTCCTTGAGTTCCTGGCATATGACGGAGAAACTTTTGCGCCAAAGCACTACTTGAAGCAATTTCATCCTAAATATACCCCAAAGGACAAACTTGATAAGTTGGCCAAAGAAGCCAAATTTGAGTCTTGGTATCAATTATTTGCCAGAAAAAACAATAGATTTCAAAACCCCGAACTCCCTGTAATAACTGCCTGGAAGGTGACAGTGCCACTACCTGCTACGAGAATGGTTGCGGAGAGGAATCCCTATTACTGGAAAGTTGATCCTGAAGGGAACCAGCTTCCTTATATCGATAGAGTTACCTATGATGACATATCAGATCTAGAAGTTCTCACAATGAGGGCGCTAAATGGCGATTTCGACATGTTGGATTTCGAGCAAGCTAGCTTCCAGAATTATCCTATCTATATGGAGAATAGGGACAAAGGCAATTATAGGGTATTGAGATGGATAGGAGCAGGCATACCATGTATCTATGTCAACCAAAATGTGAAGGATCCCATCCTGCGGAAACTTTTCTGCGATCGTAGATTCAGGATGGCGCTTTCGCTGGCCATAAACAGAGATGAGATGAACTCCTTGTTCTTCAATGGGATGGCGAGAATTGCGCAACCCGTTGGTGGACCTGGGGATCCGTTCTTTAAGGATGAGTTTGGCAAGACAGCCATTGAATACGATACGAAAGAGGCTAATAGACTCCTAGACGATTTGGGACTAACAAGGAGGGATGCTCAGGGATATAGACTTCGTCCGGACGGTAAGCCTCTCAGTCTCACAATAGAGACCTGGGAATTCGGGGCAAATGTCGCTGATCAATTCCATATGGTTGCTAATTACTGGAAGGATATTGGGATCAAAGCTACCGTTACGGTCCTAGAACGATCACTGTGGTATACGCGTGCGCCTGCCGGGGACATGGAGCTTCCGGGGTACAGCTGCGCACTTGTTAACTGGGTATTAGACTACGGGCTATGGTATGTTCCGACTTTAGGTTCGACTTACTGGGCGCCATTATATGGAATCTGGTACGCTACAGGGGGCAAAGGCGGGGAAGAGCCTACCGGCGACTTGCGTAGGCTGCAGATCCTCTATGATCAGCTGAAAGTTACCATAGATAAAGCAAAGCAACACGAAATAGGCCAGGAGATCCTTAGTATACATGACAAGAATCTCTATATAATTGGTCTTTGCCAGGCTCCATTCAGACCAATGATCGTGAAGAATAACTTGAGGAATTTCATCGAAAAGGCCCCTGCTGATTGGCGTAATAAAGGCGACCTTATAACTTGGCCAGAGCAATTGTTCTTTAAGTAA
- a CDS encoding DegT/DnrJ/EryC1/StrS family aminotransferase: protein MASLAIKGGTPVRTKPFTKWPIFGKADEDALIEVVRSGAWGWVSGGKKNGELEEKFARYHDAKYGVTCVNGTAALEIALKAMGVGEGDEVITTAYTFIATASAAVLVGATPRFVDIDPDTYNIDPTKIEEAITPKTKAIIPVHIGGCPANMDGVLEVARKHNLMVLEDAAQAVGAEWKGQKVGSIGNMGTFSFQASKNLNSGEGGIIITNDKKLADMAWSLMNVGRVKEGGWYDHPILGWNYRLTEFQAALVLSQMERLEEQMKAREENAAYLSEGLKRIGGVEPLVPDEGVTRHAYHLYIFRYRSEEFGDLPRENFLKALHAEGIPVSPGYVPLYKFPALIDSRKDAGYDKVFLPATERACNEEGVWIPQSVLLGSKEDMDDIIEAVEKVKANIGEAR from the coding sequence ATGGCATCTTTGGCTATCAAAGGTGGAACTCCTGTAAGAACAAAGCCGTTTACAAAATGGCCGATATTCGGAAAGGCTGATGAGGACGCCCTTATAGAGGTAGTGAGAAGCGGCGCCTGGGGCTGGGTGAGTGGTGGAAAGAAAAATGGGGAACTGGAGGAGAAATTCGCCCGCTATCATGACGCGAAATATGGAGTCACATGTGTCAATGGGACCGCTGCTCTTGAGATCGCGCTGAAAGCGATGGGGGTAGGGGAGGGCGATGAAGTGATAACTACAGCCTACACCTTTATCGCTACAGCAAGCGCTGCGGTCCTGGTGGGGGCCACTCCGAGATTCGTTGACATTGATCCTGATACTTACAATATAGACCCCACGAAGATAGAAGAAGCTATAACTCCAAAGACAAAGGCCATCATTCCAGTACATATTGGAGGATGCCCCGCCAACATGGATGGAGTTCTTGAAGTCGCCAGGAAGCATAACCTGATGGTCCTGGAGGATGCGGCCCAGGCTGTAGGTGCAGAGTGGAAAGGGCAAAAGGTAGGCTCCATCGGCAATATGGGAACCTTCAGTTTCCAGGCATCAAAGAATCTCAATTCAGGTGAAGGCGGCATAATCATTACCAATGATAAGAAGCTCGCGGATATGGCCTGGTCTTTGATGAATGTGGGGAGGGTGAAAGAAGGCGGGTGGTATGATCATCCAATACTTGGATGGAACTACCGTCTAACAGAGTTCCAGGCAGCGCTGGTACTCTCCCAGATGGAGAGGCTTGAGGAGCAGATGAAGGCACGTGAAGAGAATGCGGCCTATCTTTCAGAGGGATTGAAGAGGATAGGGGGAGTGGAACCGCTGGTACCTGATGAAGGAGTGACCAGGCATGCATATCATCTTTATATCTTCCGGTATCGTAGCGAAGAGTTTGGCGACCTGCCGCGTGAGAATTTCCTCAAAGCCCTGCACGCGGAAGGCATACCAGTAAGCCCCGGATATGTGCCGCTGTATAAGTTCCCCGCTCTGATCGACTCGAGGAAAGACGCCGGTTATGACAAAGTCTTCTTGCCCGCCACCGAGAGGGCGTGTAATGAAGAAGGGGTATGGATCCCGCAGAGTGTGCTCCTGGGGTCTAAGGAAGATATGGATGACATAATTGAGGCGGTAGAAAAGGTCAAGGCTAATATAGGCGAGGCTAGATAG
- a CDS encoding peptidase M55 — MKVYILSDLEGTAGIINFDDYGEPGARYYELAKSLVTAEVNAAVEGALDAGADEILVLDGHGHGAINPLELHPSAKLLAGRPMTYPFGLDASFDAMVIVGQHSKAGTPGGHLAHTGSFDVKEYTINGISVGELGVNMLFAGYFGVPTVMVSGDDAVCNEALALVPGIEVAAVKKGLNWGAAIHLHPHKARELIREKARLGIQRCRELPIYKINPPYERRIEYYGTMDRPVRVSVNRSDDLLKLLRGE; from the coding sequence ATGAAAGTATATATATTGTCTGATCTTGAAGGTACAGCTGGTATAATCAATTTCGATGACTACGGCGAGCCAGGGGCCCGGTATTATGAGCTGGCGAAGAGCCTTGTCACAGCTGAGGTGAATGCAGCGGTCGAGGGGGCGCTTGATGCTGGCGCTGATGAGATACTGGTTCTTGACGGGCATGGTCATGGCGCCATAAATCCATTGGAACTCCATCCATCTGCCAAGCTTCTTGCGGGGAGGCCAATGACCTATCCATTTGGGCTGGATGCATCCTTTGACGCGATGGTGATTGTGGGACAGCATTCCAAGGCGGGCACGCCAGGGGGGCATCTGGCCCATACAGGTAGTTTCGATGTCAAGGAGTACACCATAAATGGCATTTCCGTGGGAGAACTCGGGGTAAACATGCTCTTTGCCGGTTACTTCGGTGTTCCGACTGTGATGGTCTCAGGAGATGATGCCGTTTGTAATGAGGCGCTAGCGCTTGTGCCTGGCATCGAGGTTGCCGCGGTGAAGAAAGGATTGAATTGGGGGGCGGCCATTCATCTTCATCCCCATAAAGCCCGAGAGCTTATCCGCGAGAAGGCGCGCCTGGGTATTCAACGTTGCCGGGAGTTACCTATCTATAAAATCAACCCCCCATATGAGCGTAGGATCGAATACTATGGCACTATGGATAGACCTGTGCGGGTGAGCGTTAATAGGTCCGATGACCTGCTTAAGCTGTTGCGAGGGGAATAA
- a CDS encoding Glu/Leu/Phe/Val dehydrogenase, protein MDKVIPVAEPVTRSVAYIVEGGRHLGLREEEIKAIINPQEVRVFRLSCKILGKTVTFSGVLCLHNDARGPYKGGIRIAPDVDMWETIELGRLMTLKTAVSDIEFGGGKTGVRVDWEYLYRLYDRKPRDKEFEKIVALDIVEYYAQAYRDLFSKHIYIPAPDMGTGPEEMAFIYNETLDPASVTGKPEGTHGWLPGRKESTGYGCAYITRECVRRISRKEISGTSVAIQGFGNVGSHVAKFLYESGAKVVGISDIQGGVFDEDGLNIEKLAEYARKVGTVVGFGGKSITNAELLSLPVDVLIPAAAGHVIGTKEAGKVQAGIIVEAANAPITLEGMEVLRKRKIPVVPDIIANSGGVVASMEEYSRSLSALKMRKEEVFKVLEEKLGQALEESWAISENEGVDLCQAAVELAVTRVYQAMKNRRYI, encoded by the coding sequence ATGGATAAGGTCATTCCTGTCGCTGAACCAGTAACTAGATCGGTGGCTTACATTGTTGAAGGGGGCAGACATCTCGGCCTTCGAGAAGAGGAGATCAAAGCAATAATCAATCCTCAGGAGGTCAGGGTATTTAGGCTTTCGTGCAAGATACTGGGTAAGACGGTGACTTTCTCGGGCGTCCTATGTCTTCATAATGATGCTCGAGGGCCATATAAGGGAGGCATTCGCATAGCCCCGGACGTGGACATGTGGGAGACGATAGAGCTTGGAAGGCTCATGACTCTCAAGACTGCGGTATCTGACATAGAATTCGGGGGCGGGAAGACGGGGGTAAGGGTCGATTGGGAATACCTTTACAGGCTCTATGACCGGAAACCGCGGGACAAGGAATTCGAGAAGATAGTCGCGCTTGATATTGTGGAGTATTATGCTCAAGCTTATCGGGATCTCTTCAGTAAACATATCTATATCCCAGCCCCTGATATGGGGACAGGGCCTGAGGAGATGGCATTCATCTACAATGAGACTCTGGACCCGGCGTCGGTGACGGGAAAACCTGAAGGCACCCATGGCTGGCTTCCGGGGAGGAAAGAAAGCACGGGATATGGGTGTGCCTATATAACCAGGGAGTGTGTCAGGCGCATTTCTCGTAAGGAGATCTCGGGCACGAGCGTCGCAATTCAGGGTTTCGGAAATGTGGGGAGCCACGTGGCCAAATTCCTCTATGAATCTGGTGCAAAGGTCGTCGGCATAAGCGATATTCAGGGTGGGGTCTTTGATGAAGATGGCCTCAATATAGAGAAACTGGCTGAATACGCGAGAAAAGTTGGCACCGTGGTTGGGTTTGGCGGGAAATCTATTACCAATGCTGAGCTTCTGAGTCTACCCGTGGACGTATTGATCCCAGCTGCTGCGGGCCATGTGATAGGAACAAAGGAAGCCGGAAAGGTGCAGGCAGGGATTATAGTAGAGGCTGCAAATGCTCCCATAACGCTGGAAGGCATGGAGGTCTTGAGGAAGAGAAAGATCCCTGTGGTTCCCGATATTATAGCTAATTCAGGCGGGGTTGTGGCCTCTATGGAGGAATACTCCAGGTCCTTGAGCGCGCTTAAAATGAGGAAAGAAGAGGTATTCAAGGTGCTCGAGGAAAAGCTCGGCCAGGCTCTTGAAGAGTCGTGGGCCATCTCGGAGAATGAGGGAGTTGATCTTTGCCAAGCTGCGGTAGAGCTCGCCGTGACAAGGGTGTACCAGGCTATGAAGAATAGGCGGTATATCTAG
- a CDS encoding ABC transporter substrate-binding protein, translating to MTNSIKRRLVTVLFVMALVAGYIYASFAASRDYNEAPMLAALVKQGKLPPVEKRLPDDPMVVTPVDEVGQYGGTWRRVALSPGDTMIHVRLGYEPLVRWDRDGKKLIPNVAKSWEIGNGGKTFTLHLRKGIKWSDGEPLTADDIAFWYEDVICNKELTPVYPAWLQVNGKPAEFEKVDAYTVRFSFVKPHALFLEYLASPNAGPSVFNYPKHYMKQFHPKYTSKSQLDAKVKAAKFDSWYKLFADRAQPFTNPDLPTIRPWVLRSSPTATRIIAERNPYYWKVDTKGNQLPYIDRIAWDMVQDIQMITMKAVSGEVDMQARNLSFSDYPLLMENRDKGGYEVYLWNAGEGASAIFPNQTLEGDEVLRNLVRDVRFRRALSMAINRDEVNEVAYLGQATPVYTMFPVASVGNDPEIRKFYEYNPKEANRLLDEMGLSKRDKDGFRLRPDGKPLTLTIVVNLGYSIHADVMQMVKRYWDAVGIKTVVDAISGSLWWPRIDSNNYQFVGYTTEFATDYFVASYSMRSLVPNEINTYWAPLWGRWYVTGGKEGEKPVGDAAKIQDDFSKMLVTIDEKEREKLLEDMFRLWAKNMYVIPILGGYNIPVVVKKNFKNVPRKGNLAYAYSSPGYLTPEQFFIKR from the coding sequence ATGACCAATTCTATTAAGAGACGATTGGTGACGGTCCTATTTGTGATGGCTCTTGTAGCTGGATACATTTATGCATCTTTTGCGGCATCTAGAGATTATAATGAGGCCCCGATGCTTGCGGCCCTTGTGAAGCAAGGCAAGCTTCCCCCTGTAGAGAAAAGACTTCCCGATGACCCAATGGTTGTCACTCCTGTGGATGAAGTAGGCCAGTATGGAGGGACATGGCGTAGAGTCGCCTTGAGTCCAGGAGACACCATGATACATGTCCGCCTTGGATATGAACCCCTGGTAAGATGGGACAGAGATGGCAAGAAGCTGATCCCCAATGTGGCTAAGTCGTGGGAGATAGGAAATGGCGGGAAGACATTTACACTTCATCTTAGAAAAGGCATTAAGTGGTCAGACGGGGAACCCTTGACCGCAGATGATATTGCCTTCTGGTATGAAGATGTAATTTGCAATAAGGAACTGACCCCTGTCTATCCCGCCTGGCTGCAGGTAAATGGCAAGCCTGCAGAGTTTGAGAAGGTGGATGCTTATACCGTCCGGTTTAGCTTTGTAAAACCTCATGCCCTATTCCTGGAATACCTCGCCAGCCCAAATGCAGGACCCTCTGTATTCAACTATCCTAAGCATTATATGAAGCAATTCCATCCCAAGTATACCTCGAAGAGTCAGCTTGATGCGAAGGTCAAGGCGGCTAAATTTGATAGCTGGTATAAGCTGTTTGCAGACAGAGCCCAGCCTTTTACTAATCCTGATCTTCCTACTATAAGACCCTGGGTTCTCAGATCAAGCCCAACAGCCACTCGTATAATAGCAGAGAGGAATCCTTACTATTGGAAAGTCGATACCAAGGGTAATCAATTACCCTATATAGACAGGATAGCATGGGACATGGTGCAAGATATCCAGATGATCACCATGAAGGCGGTCTCTGGAGAAGTCGATATGCAGGCAAGGAACCTGTCGTTCTCAGACTATCCACTTCTTATGGAGAACAGGGACAAAGGGGGTTACGAGGTTTATCTTTGGAATGCAGGAGAGGGAGCGAGCGCTATATTCCCGAATCAAACCCTTGAAGGTGATGAGGTGCTGCGGAATTTGGTGAGGGATGTCAGGTTTAGAAGAGCCCTTTCCATGGCCATCAACCGGGATGAAGTCAATGAGGTGGCTTACCTTGGCCAGGCGACCCCGGTATATACAATGTTCCCTGTAGCTTCTGTAGGGAATGATCCTGAGATCCGCAAGTTCTATGAGTATAATCCGAAGGAAGCGAATAGACTTCTTGACGAAATGGGGCTCAGCAAGCGAGACAAGGATGGTTTCAGGCTTCGTCCTGATGGCAAGCCGCTGACGTTGACAATTGTAGTGAACTTAGGTTATTCAATACATGCCGATGTCATGCAGATGGTGAAAAGATATTGGGATGCAGTCGGGATTAAGACGGTTGTAGACGCCATATCTGGCTCTCTCTGGTGGCCTCGTATCGACTCAAATAACTATCAGTTTGTGGGATATACAACGGAATTTGCCACAGATTACTTTGTTGCAAGTTATTCTATGAGAAGTCTTGTTCCAAATGAGATCAACACATACTGGGCACCCCTCTGGGGCAGGTGGTATGTAACCGGTGGCAAGGAAGGCGAGAAACCGGTCGGAGACGCTGCAAAAATACAGGATGACTTCAGCAAGATGCTCGTCACCATAGACGAGAAGGAACGCGAAAAGCTTCTCGAGGATATGTTCAGGTTGTGGGCGAAGAATATGTATGTTATCCCCATACTAGGAGGATATAACATACCTGTAGTGGTCAAGAAGAATTTCAAGAATGTTCCGCGCAAGGGCAATTTGGCTTATGCATATTCAAGCCCTGGTTATCTCACACCTGAGCAATTCTTCATCAAACGGTAA
- a CDS encoding TetR/AcrR family transcriptional regulator: MVTSNERENDRGSPQSSSYDTQHNGTLVRDRILQAAISLIAGKGYEGTSVREIAEAANTTVPMIYYYFDSKEGLYVSLLEHGIESFLNSAPEYPPKSGFPNHSPKKADYLKRAIASVISFCQSNKTIVELIFESWFIKGCPSGVPKVEQVYWVMVERFAAILKAGIDAGEFAPVDVYLVSQHIVGIITNLMARHLIGDEKFSPEEIAGETVDFLMTGLAPRQ, encoded by the coding sequence ATGGTAACATCGAATGAGCGAGAAAATGACAGAGGCTCTCCACAATCAAGCTCGTATGACACCCAGCACAATGGCACTCTTGTCCGCGATCGTATCCTACAAGCCGCTATTTCTTTGATTGCCGGGAAGGGATACGAGGGGACATCGGTGCGAGAGATCGCGGAGGCCGCGAATACCACAGTGCCCATGATCTACTATTATTTTGATTCTAAAGAGGGGCTCTATGTCAGCCTCCTGGAGCATGGCATCGAATCTTTTTTGAATTCGGCGCCTGAATATCCCCCCAAATCTGGATTTCCAAACCATAGTCCCAAAAAAGCGGATTACCTCAAGCGAGCAATTGCCTCGGTGATTTCATTTTGCCAGTCTAACAAGACCATAGTGGAACTGATCTTTGAATCGTGGTTCATAAAGGGCTGTCCCTCTGGGGTTCCTAAGGTGGAGCAAGTCTATTGGGTCATGGTGGAACGCTTTGCCGCCATTCTCAAGGCAGGAATCGATGCCGGAGAATTCGCTCCGGTGGATGTGTATCTCGTCTCACAGCATATTGTAGGCATCATTACCAACCTGATGGCGCGACACCTTATCGGAGATGAAAAATTCTCCCCTGAAGAGATCGCCGGAGAGACAGTGGATTTCCTTATGACAGGTCTAGCGCCCCGCCAGTAA
- a CDS encoding PDZ domain-containing protein, with the protein MSLKEFKSKYLPYAVVAIVCSLITSVVVVQLTHDKPTFANEPAPVVSAAGSNVVAIQALGENTIADVAEKVSKAVVNIDTKRTVQVKSVFPFDDEFFRQFFGESFTPKERVVPAQGSGFIIRPDGYILTNRHVIEKATEIKVTLSDGRQLNGKLVGQDSLYDLAVVKVDASNLPTVELGDSDKIRPGDIAIAIGNPYEFQRTVTAGIISGLARSLDDPTKPGSYIQTDAAINPGNSGGPLVDIRGRVVGINTAIIPFAQGIGFAIPVNQAKSILDDLITKGKVARPWIGIGLQDLNKQLADALGLKSTKGAIVTEVQPNSPAEKAGLSTYDVILEFGNIKVDNSDHLVKLVNSKKIGSKVILKVWRNGGTRIIVVTLEERPTSIE; encoded by the coding sequence ATGAGCCTAAAGGAATTTAAAAGTAAATATCTACCATATGCAGTGGTTGCCATAGTGTGTTCTCTCATTACATCAGTCGTAGTGGTGCAGCTTACACATGACAAGCCGACTTTTGCCAATGAACCTGCGCCGGTGGTCAGCGCGGCCGGATCAAATGTGGTGGCCATTCAGGCCCTGGGAGAAAACACCATAGCCGATGTTGCAGAGAAAGTCTCGAAGGCAGTTGTGAATATCGATACAAAGCGCACAGTGCAAGTCAAGTCCGTATTTCCGTTTGACGACGAGTTTTTCCGCCAATTCTTTGGTGAATCATTCACGCCCAAAGAAAGAGTCGTTCCAGCGCAAGGGTCGGGTTTCATAATCAGGCCAGATGGATATATACTTACCAATAGGCATGTCATTGAGAAGGCAACAGAGATCAAGGTGACGCTTTCTGATGGGCGGCAGCTAAATGGCAAACTGGTGGGACAAGATTCCCTGTACGACCTGGCTGTCGTCAAGGTTGATGCTTCAAATCTACCGACGGTCGAACTTGGGGACTCGGATAAGATCCGTCCCGGGGACATAGCCATAGCTATCGGGAATCCATATGAATTTCAAAGAACCGTGACTGCAGGTATCATCAGCGGACTTGCGCGTTCCCTAGATGACCCGACAAAGCCCGGCAGCTACATCCAGACTGACGCGGCCATCAACCCCGGAAATAGCGGTGGTCCCCTGGTGGATATACGTGGCAGAGTGGTAGGGATCAATACTGCAATCATACCATTCGCACAGGGTATTGGTTTCGCAATCCCGGTGAATCAGGCCAAAAGCATTCTTGACGACCTTATTACCAAAGGGAAAGTGGCAAGACCATGGATTGGCATCGGGCTTCAGGATCTCAACAAACAGCTTGCCGATGCCTTGGGGCTCAAGAGCACCAAGGGTGCCATCGTGACAGAGGTCCAGCCAAACAGCCCTGCTGAAAAGGCAGGCCTTTCGACCTATGATGTAATCCTTGAATTCGGCAATATAAAAGTCGACAATTCCGATCATCTGGTCAAGCTCGTAAACTCAAAGAAGATCGGCAGTAAGGTCATTCTCAAGGTATGGCGCAATGGCGGCACGAGGATCATAGTCGTGACCCTAGAAGAGAGGCCGACGAGCATTGAGTGA
- a CDS encoding DUF4367 domain-containing protein, translating into MLTFRGLFILLVAVAAVTVLWFQVTEAAIPDQENPAMAILRRVARESENLRFEGTQVMIYWSPRGAKASIVRIAREGLSKVRIEYLPSADNPYRLFISDGSRIWTYAPSQKIVTSQPVGPRSYSVQFPIEGVYMKNLDLAGENYMVKLLGRAVVAGRRSYAILLSPKYRGNPIRRIWVDSENPVILRTEEFDDNKNLTYLSYFVRIDFPSDIPDGLFDFAPPPGVKVICEKEQPTMVPPQDLRRKFGSDIIFPSFSTLGYSLEGGAPAKLGPVACIHLQYSDGFNVVSFFQTLSADRSRIHLQNAETVEVNGSKADLVEEPRANILRWEADGRNLFLVGNVSKDILIKMAESVKISDGVRRSEGLIEDLASKFLLILTRH; encoded by the coding sequence ATGCTCACTTTTCGAGGACTCTTTATACTACTGGTTGCCGTGGCCGCGGTAACTGTGCTGTGGTTCCAGGTCACGGAAGCTGCGATCCCGGATCAGGAAAACCCGGCCATGGCCATTTTGAGACGGGTTGCGCGGGAAAGTGAAAATCTCAGGTTTGAGGGCACCCAAGTAATGATATACTGGTCGCCTAGGGGCGCAAAAGCCAGTATCGTCCGTATTGCGCGTGAGGGCCTGTCTAAGGTCAGGATCGAATATCTGCCGTCGGCTGATAATCCATACCGTTTGTTTATCTCCGACGGCAGCAGGATATGGACATATGCCCCGTCACAGAAGATCGTGACTTCTCAGCCGGTAGGGCCGAGATCTTATTCCGTCCAATTTCCTATAGAAGGCGTCTATATGAAAAATCTCGACCTTGCTGGCGAAAATTACATGGTGAAACTCTTAGGACGGGCGGTTGTTGCGGGGCGAAGATCTTACGCTATTTTGCTATCACCAAAGTACAGGGGAAACCCTATTCGAAGGATATGGGTAGATTCGGAAAACCCGGTGATATTAAGGACGGAGGAGTTTGATGACAACAAAAACCTCACTTACCTGTCATATTTCGTCAGGATAGATTTTCCGTCAGATATCCCTGATGGACTCTTTGACTTCGCTCCTCCTCCAGGTGTAAAAGTAATATGTGAAAAGGAACAGCCTACGATGGTTCCACCGCAGGACCTCAGGCGGAAGTTCGGAAGTGACATCATATTTCCATCCTTCTCGACCCTGGGTTATTCCCTGGAGGGGGGGGCCCCAGCAAAGCTTGGGCCAGTAGCGTGTATTCACTTGCAGTATTCGGATGGATTTAACGTGGTGTCATTCTTCCAGACGCTCTCTGCTGATCGATCAAGGATACACCTGCAAAATGCAGAGACGGTAGAGGTAAACGGTTCAAAGGCTGATCTGGTTGAGGAACCACGGGCCAACATCCTTAGATGGGAGGCGGATGGCAGGAACCTCTTCCTGGTAGGCAATGTTTCAAAGGATATACTGATAAAAATGGCGGAATCCGTGAAGATTAGCGATGGGGTCCGTCGATCAGAGGGGCTCATCGAGGATCTCGCCAGCAAGTTTCTCCTTATACTGACAAGACATTGA
- a CDS encoding sigma-70 family RNA polymerase sigma factor, translating to MIRTEALAGVSLARKPVEEFERLVQKYDKAIYNLAYRLTGDKEEAKDLVQEALVKAYRSFDKFQLGSSFEKWLYRIASNIYIDRLRRRPKFRIESLDRPIDTLDEQLPRELQDNSAGPEELAEISELHQAIQRGIQSLPPEYRLAVVLCDVQGFSYEEISEILKCSIGTVRSRIHRGRRLLRKRLLPYLGHRQEEDHEASHRSPGGR from the coding sequence GTGATCCGGACGGAGGCACTGGCAGGCGTCAGCCTCGCGCGTAAACCTGTCGAGGAATTTGAGCGCCTGGTCCAGAAATATGACAAAGCCATATATAACCTCGCTTACCGGCTTACCGGTGACAAAGAGGAGGCAAAGGATCTGGTGCAGGAAGCCCTGGTGAAGGCGTATCGTTCCTTCGATAAGTTCCAACTGGGCTCCTCCTTTGAAAAATGGCTCTACAGGATCGCGAGCAATATCTACATAGATCGTCTGCGTAGAAGGCCGAAATTCAGGATCGAGTCTCTTGATAGACCCATAGATACACTTGACGAACAGTTGCCCCGGGAGCTTCAAGATAATTCAGCGGGGCCCGAAGAGCTGGCTGAAATATCAGAACTCCACCAGGCCATCCAGAGGGGAATCCAATCCCTTCCGCCTGAATATCGCCTCGCTGTGGTATTATGCGATGTCCAGGGGTTCTCATATGAAGAGATCAGCGAGATACTCAAATGTTCCATCGGGACAGTGAGATCACGAATCCATAGAGGTCGAAGACTTCTCCGGAAGAGGCTATTGCCTTATCTCGGCCACCGCCAGGAAGAGGATCATGAAGCATCTCACAGATCACCCGGTGGGAGGTGA